Proteins encoded together in one Microcebus murinus isolate Inina chromosome 18, M.murinus_Inina_mat1.0, whole genome shotgun sequence window:
- the TLCD1 gene encoding TLC domain-containing protein 1, giving the protein MALLLHPALPLLLGATLTFRALRHGLCRLPLPAHVRTDPLRTWRWHNLLVSFAHSIVSGTWALLCIWQTPEMLVEIETAWSLSGYLLVCFSAGYFIHDTVDIVVSRQSRASWEYLVHHVMAMGAFFSGIFWGSFVGGGVLTLLVEVSNIFLTIRMMMKINNAQDLLLYKVNKYVNLVMYFLFRLAPQAYLTYFFLQYVGQRTLGTFLLGILLLLDVMILIYFSRLLRSDFCPERVPNRQHKDKFLTE; this is encoded by the exons ATGGCCCTACTGCTGCACCCCGCCCTGCCGCTGCTCCTGGGCGCCACGCTGACCTTCCGGGCACTCCGGCACGGGCTCTGTCGCCTGCCCCTACCCGCGCACGTGCGCACCGACCCCCTACGCACCTGGCGCTGGCACAATCTGCTAGTCTCCTTCGCCCACTCCATTGTATCAGGGACCTGGGCGCTGCTGTG TATATGGCAGACCCCCGAGATGCTGGTGGAGATTGAGACTGCATGGTCGCTTTCTGGCTATTTGCTTGTTTGCTTCTCCGCAG GTTATTTCATCCACGACACGGTGGATATCGTGGTTAGTCGTCAGTCTCGAGCTTCTTGGGAATACCTTGTCCATCACGTCATG GCCATGGGCGCCTTCTTCTCAGGCATCTTTTGGGGGAGCTTTGTTGGTGGGGGCGTCCTAACACTACTGGTGGAGGTCAGCAACATCTTCCTCACCATCCGCATGATGATGAAAATCAACAATGCCCAGGATCTCCTCCTCTACAAAGTCAACAAGTATGTCAACCTGGTCATGTACTTTCTCTTccggctggcccctcaggcctaCCTCACCTATTTCTTCTTGCAATATGTGGGCCAGAGGACCCTGGGCACTTTTTTGCTGGGTATCCTCCTCCTACTGGACGTGATGATCCTCATCTACTTTTCCCGACTTCTCCGTTCGGACTTCTGTCCTGAGCGTGTCCCCAACCGGCAACACAAAGACAAATTCTTGACTGAGTGA
- the RPL23A gene encoding large ribosomal subunit protein uL23 produces MAPKAKKEAPAPPKAEAKAKALKAKKAVLKGVHSHKKKKIRTSPTFRRPKTLRLRRQPKYPRKSAPRRNKLDHYAIIKFPLTTESAMKKIEDNNTLVFIVDVKANKHQIKQAVKKLYDIDVAKVNTLIRPDGEKKAYVRLAPDYDALDVANKIGII; encoded by the exons ATGGCGCCGAAGGCAAAGAAGGAAG ctcctgcccctcccaaagcCGAAGCCAAAGCAAAGGCTTTGAAGGCCAAGAAGGCAGTGCTAAAAGGCGTCCacagccacaaaaaaaagaagatccgTACGTCACCCACCTTCCGGCGGCCAAAGACACTGCGGCTCCGGAGGCAGCCTAAATATCCTCGGAAGAGCGCCCCCAGGAGAAACAA GCTTGACCACTATGCCATCATCAAGTTCCCCTTGACCACAGAGTCTGCCATGAAGAAGATAGAAGACAACAACACACTTGTGTTCATTGTGGATGTCAAAGCCAATAAGCACCAGATCAAACAGGCTGTGAAGAAGCTCTATGACATTGATGTGGCTAAGGTCAACACCCTGATCAG GCCtgatggagagaagaaggcatATGTTCGACTGGCTCCTGATTATGATGCTTTGGACGTTGCCAACAAG attgggATCATCTAA